In Tepidisphaeraceae bacterium, the genomic stretch GTCACAGTGGTAAGAAGCAGGCCTAAGGGCAGGCATCTGATTTACTTCGCCACCGGCTAGCCGGTGGTATTTACGGGATAGGGCACGACATGCCATTCGAAGCCAAACATCGATTCGCCCGCATCAGCCCCCGCAAGGCTCGGCTGATCATGGACCTGGTCCGCGGTCGCGACGTCGACGATGCGATGAGCATCCTGAAGTTCTCCAAGCAACGCGCCAGCGTGATGGTCGAGAAGGTCATCCGCTCGGCCGTCGCCAACGCGACCGATCCGGAACAGAACCCCGCGACGCCGCGTAATACCCTTTACGTCGCCAGCGCCTGGGCCGATCCGGGTCCGATCATCAAGCGGTTTCAACCGAAGGACCGCGGCAAGGCGTATCCGATCAACAAGCGCACCAGCCATCTGGTGATCGCGATCGACGAGCGCGGCGAGGGCGAGGTCGCCCCGCAGCAGAACCTGGTGGGTCGCCGTCCCGGTAAGGCAAGGTAGTAGGAGATTGCCGGTTTGCGATTTGCGATTTGCGATTGAAAGACATTGATGGTCGTCCGTGCTTTTCAATCGCAAATCGCAAATCGCAAATCGCAAATGAATATATGGGTCAAAAGGTAAATCCAACTGGTTTCCGCGTCGGCATCACAGAAGACTGGAAGAGCCGCTGGTACGCGCCCAAGGCCGCGTACGGTGACTTCCTGGTCGAGGACTTCAAGGTCCGCAAGCTGATCGACGCGAAGCTGAACCGCCGTCCCCCCTTCGCCGCCGTCAGCGACATCCTGATCGAGCGGACGCGCGAAGAGGTTACGGTCACGATCAAGACGGCCCGTCCCGGCCTCGTCATCGGCCCCAAGGGCGCCGAGGTCGACAAGCTGCGTGAAGAGCTGGAAGACCTGATTAAGCGTAAGGTCGCCCCGATCAAGGTCATCGAGATCAAGAATCCGGACCTGAACGCGCAGCTGGTCGCCGAGGCCGTTGCCGAGCAGCTCAAGAAGCGTGCGAGCTTCCGCCGCGTGCTGAAGATGCGGATGGACGCCACCATGCAGGCCGGCGCCAAGGGCATCAAGTTCGCGATCA encodes the following:
- the rplV gene encoding 50S ribosomal protein L22, which encodes MPFEAKHRFARISPRKARLIMDLVRGRDVDDAMSILKFSKQRASVMVEKVIRSAVANATDPEQNPATPRNTLYVASAWADPGPIIKRFQPKDRGKAYPINKRTSHLVIAIDERGEGEVAPQQNLVGRRPGKAR
- the rpsC gene encoding 30S ribosomal protein S3, with translation MGQKVNPTGFRVGITEDWKSRWYAPKAAYGDFLVEDFKVRKLIDAKLNRRPPFAAVSDILIERTREEVTVTIKTARPGLVIGPKGAEVDKLREELEDLIKRKVAPIKVIEIKNPDLNAQLVAEAVAEQLKKRASFRRVLKMRMDATMQAGAKGIKFAISGRLGGAEIARQEKAGQGSVPLTTLQADVNYGYAIAFTTFGTIGVKCWIYRGMYGEEVLETDQRPGGPVRRGRR